Proteins encoded together in one Salarchaeum sp. JOR-1 window:
- a CDS encoding orc1/cdc6 family replication initiation protein, giving the protein MATFTRDTHIFQDEDMLRDDYQPETITARESELDAYQTALQPVINGAQPRNIFLYGKTGVGKTAVSRYILEQLQQDTQQYDDVTLSVFWLNCTNLSSSYQVAVNLVNTLRPNDEQISTTGYPQQRVFDLLYTELDAIGGTILIVLDEIDHIGTDDEILYEIPRARSNDYLTTTKPGVIGISNDFSFRDNLSPKVKDTLCEEEIHFSPYTAPELEAILERRAEGALYEDATESGVLSLCAALAAQDSGSARQTLDLLYQAGELARAADRTQITEDDVYAARNKLERSQIEQGMRELTRHGHLSLVAVLQLALDSNAPFRVRDIYPAYRTIAEQSEIDPLVRRRMHDHLADLAMLGILDRQSRNEGRSGGQYYEYEFAVDLDLVATVVTDFDGITLPQRVRNVTQSVE; this is encoded by the coding sequence ATGGCGACCTTCACGCGGGACACCCACATCTTCCAGGACGAAGATATGTTGCGCGACGACTATCAACCAGAGACAATTACAGCACGCGAGTCAGAGCTGGACGCCTACCAGACCGCACTCCAACCAGTCATCAACGGCGCCCAACCACGAAACATCTTCCTCTACGGCAAAACCGGCGTTGGCAAAACAGCAGTCTCCCGCTATATTCTCGAGCAACTCCAACAGGACACCCAACAGTATGACGACGTCACCCTATCTGTTTTCTGGTTGAACTGTACGAACCTCTCCTCATCCTATCAGGTTGCCGTCAACCTCGTCAATACACTCCGACCAAACGATGAGCAAATCAGCACGACGGGCTATCCCCAACAACGCGTCTTCGATCTGCTGTACACCGAGCTTGATGCAATCGGCGGCACCATCCTCATTGTCCTCGATGAGATTGATCACATTGGTACGGACGACGAAATCCTCTACGAGATTCCACGCGCCCGCTCAAACGACTACCTCACCACCACTAAACCCGGTGTCATCGGCATCAGCAACGACTTCAGCTTTCGCGACAACCTCTCGCCAAAAGTCAAAGACACCCTTTGTGAAGAAGAAATCCACTTCTCCCCATACACCGCGCCCGAACTCGAAGCTATTCTTGAACGCCGTGCGGAAGGCGCCCTCTACGAGGACGCGACTGAATCCGGGGTGCTCTCGTTGTGTGCGGCACTCGCCGCCCAAGACTCGGGCAGCGCACGCCAAACCCTCGACTTGCTATATCAGGCCGGTGAACTGGCTCGGGCCGCCGACCGCACACAGATCACCGAAGACGACGTCTACGCCGCCCGTAACAAACTCGAACGCAGCCAAATCGAACAAGGCATGCGAGAACTCACCCGCCACGGCCATCTCTCGTTAGTTGCTGTCCTCCAACTTGCCCTCGATTCGAACGCCCCGTTCCGCGTTCGAGATATCTACCCAGCGTATCGAACAATCGCCGAACAATCAGAGATCGATCCATTAGTCCGGCGACGAATGCACGACCACCTCGCCGACCTCGCCATGCTCGGCATCCTCGATCGGCAGTCCCGCAATGAGGGCCGGTCTGGTGGTCAATACTACGAATACGAATTCGCCGTCGACCTTGACCTCGTTGCGACGGTCGTCACTGACTTCGACGGTATCACCCTGCCACAGCGCGTTCGGAACGTGACACAGTCTGTCGAGTGA
- a CDS encoding Cdc6/Cdc18 family protein, whose product MNKENRTCNNWFAYIDCSDYQSEAKASREMAREFATRLDADRDIPRVGIGAADYWDLTWELLATHNVDACVVILDEVDKLDGDALLRSLTRARESGKSNTHIGAICISNKIAYRDRINERLASSLQDNELVFDPYDAPQIQAILNHRTDAFADGVLASGVIPKIAALAAKEHGDARKAVDTLYEAGCLAEKRGDDTVTIDHVTDAVHHAAVNRFERLVSGTTPHVKFILHALALLTQENPQDQAFRTHRIYTAYTTIADQEGSNPLSEDRVYRLLKEQAFLGITEANHTGGGMGEGSYLEHHLMHDPEIVIDAVTSA is encoded by the coding sequence ATGAATAAAGAAAATCGTACTTGCAACAACTGGTTTGCCTACATTGACTGTTCGGACTATCAATCAGAAGCCAAGGCGAGCCGGGAAATGGCCCGTGAATTCGCCACACGCCTTGACGCTGACCGCGACATTCCTCGCGTGGGCATCGGTGCGGCCGACTACTGGGATCTCACCTGGGAACTCCTCGCTACCCACAACGTCGATGCCTGCGTCGTCATTCTCGATGAAGTTGACAAACTCGATGGCGATGCCCTGCTCCGCAGTCTCACTCGCGCACGTGAAAGCGGCAAATCCAACACCCATATCGGCGCCATCTGTATCAGTAACAAAATCGCCTACCGCGACCGCATCAACGAACGCCTCGCCTCCAGTCTTCAGGATAACGAACTCGTCTTCGATCCCTACGATGCCCCGCAAATCCAGGCCATTCTCAACCATCGGACCGACGCCTTCGCAGACGGCGTGCTCGCGTCCGGTGTCATCCCGAAGATCGCGGCGCTGGCCGCGAAAGAACATGGGGATGCTCGCAAAGCTGTTGACACATTGTATGAGGCGGGCTGTCTCGCCGAAAAACGCGGCGACGACACCGTCACCATCGACCACGTGACCGACGCCGTCCACCATGCGGCGGTAAATCGCTTCGAACGCCTCGTCAGTGGCACGACACCACATGTCAAATTCATCCTTCACGCATTAGCTCTTCTCACACAAGAAAACCCACAGGATCAGGCCTTCCGCACCCACCGCATCTACACCGCGTACACAACAATTGCCGACCAGGAAGGCAGCAACCCCCTTTCAGAAGACCGCGTCTACCGCCTGCTGAAAGAACAAGCCTTCCTCGGCATCACTGAAGCCAATCATACCGGCGGCGGGATGGGTGAAGGCAGCTACCTCGAACATCACCTCATGCATGACCCCGAAATCGTCATCGACGCGGTCACTTCCGCATAG